A portion of the Segatella copri DSM 18205 genome contains these proteins:
- the rpsA gene encoding 30S ribosomal protein S1, whose protein sequence is MSDLKNVKPLDDFNWDEFENGTSANVSKTDLEKAYDETLNKVTEHQVVEGTVISVDKKEVIVNIGYKSDGIIPASEFRYNPDLKVGDKVEVYVENQEDVKGQLVLSHKKARLSKSWERVNAALENEEIIQGYIKCRTKGGMIVDVFGIEAFLPGSQIDVHPIRDYDVFVGKTMEFKVVKINQEFRNVVVSHKALIEQELEQQRKEIIGKLEKGQILEGTVKNITTYGVFVDLGGVDGLIHITDLSWGRVSDPHEVVSLDQKINVVILDFDEEKKRIALGLKQLTPHPWDALDENLKVGDHVKGKVVVMADYGAFVEIAPGVEGLIHVSEMSWSQHLRSAQDFMKVGDEVEAVVLTLDRAERKMSLGIKQLKEDPWEAIETKFPVGSKHTAKVRNFTNFGIFVELEEGVDGLIHISDLSWTKKVKHPSEFTSVGASIDVVVLEIDKENRRLSLGHKQLEKNPWDEYEAIYTPGSVHQGTITELMDKGAVVVLAEGGEGFATPKHLTKEDGTMAKKGETLDFKVIEFVKETKRIILSHSRTFEEGNEPVAKPAHKRTNGGRKNNNETAMINNVAASTSLGDIDALAKLKAQMEGKA, encoded by the coding sequence ATGTCAGATTTAAAGAACGTAAAGCCATTGGACGACTTCAATTGGGATGAGTTTGAGAATGGCACAAGCGCAAACGTCAGCAAAACAGACCTCGAGAAGGCCTATGACGAAACTCTTAACAAGGTAACAGAACACCAGGTTGTAGAGGGTACAGTAATCTCTGTAGACAAGAAAGAGGTTATCGTAAACATCGGTTACAAGAGCGATGGTATTATCCCTGCTTCTGAATTCCGTTACAACCCAGACCTCAAGGTAGGCGACAAGGTTGAGGTTTATGTAGAGAACCAGGAGGACGTAAAGGGTCAGTTGGTACTCTCTCACAAGAAGGCTCGCCTCAGCAAGTCTTGGGAGCGTGTTAATGCAGCTCTCGAGAACGAGGAAATTATCCAGGGTTACATCAAGTGCCGCACTAAGGGCGGTATGATTGTTGACGTTTTCGGTATCGAAGCTTTCTTGCCAGGAAGCCAGATCGACGTTCACCCTATACGCGACTACGACGTATTCGTAGGCAAGACAATGGAGTTCAAGGTTGTAAAGATCAACCAGGAGTTCCGCAATGTCGTTGTATCTCACAAGGCTCTCATCGAGCAGGAGCTCGAGCAGCAGCGTAAGGAGATCATCGGCAAGCTCGAGAAGGGTCAGATCCTCGAGGGTACCGTTAAGAACATCACTACTTACGGTGTATTCGTTGACCTCGGCGGTGTTGACGGTTTGATCCACATCACAGACCTCTCATGGGGCCGCGTAAGCGATCCACACGAGGTTGTATCTCTCGACCAGAAGATCAACGTTGTTATCCTCGACTTCGATGAGGAGAAGAAGCGTATCGCTCTCGGTTTGAAGCAGCTCACTCCACATCCATGGGATGCTCTCGACGAGAACCTCAAGGTAGGTGATCACGTGAAGGGTAAGGTAGTGGTTATGGCTGACTACGGTGCATTCGTTGAGATTGCTCCAGGTGTAGAGGGCTTGATCCACGTATCTGAGATGTCTTGGAGCCAGCACTTGCGTTCTGCTCAGGACTTCATGAAGGTAGGTGACGAGGTAGAGGCAGTTGTCCTGACTCTCGACCGCGCTGAGCGCAAGATGAGCCTTGGTATCAAGCAGCTCAAGGAAGATCCATGGGAGGCTATCGAGACTAAGTTCCCTGTTGGCAGCAAGCACACAGCTAAGGTTCGCAACTTCACTAACTTCGGTATCTTCGTAGAGCTTGAGGAAGGTGTTGATGGTTTGATCCACATCTCTGACCTCTCTTGGACTAAGAAGGTTAAGCACCCATCTGAGTTCACTTCTGTAGGCGCTTCTATCGACGTAGTAGTTCTCGAAATCGATAAGGAGAACCGTCGCTTGAGCCTCGGCCACAAGCAGTTGGAGAAGAACCCATGGGATGAGTATGAGGCAATCTACACTCCAGGTTCTGTTCATCAGGGTACTATCACTGAGTTGATGGACAAGGGTGCTGTTGTAGTTCTCGCTGAGGGTGGTGAAGGTTTCGCTACTCCTAAGCACCTCACTAAAGAGGACGGCACAATGGCTAAGAAGGGCGAGACTCTCGACTTCAAGGTTATCGAGTTCGTTAAGGAGACAAAGCGCATTATCCTCTCTCACTCTCGTACATTCGAGGAGGGTAACGAGCCAGTTGCTAAGCCAGCTCACAAGCGTACAAACGGCGGTCGCAAGAACAACAACGAGACAGCTATGATCAACAACGTTGCTGCTAGCACATCACTCGGTGATATCGATGCACTCGCTAAGTTGAAGGCTCAGATGGAGGGCAAGGCTTAA